The Euphorbia lathyris chromosome 2, ddEupLath1.1, whole genome shotgun sequence genome includes a window with the following:
- the LOC136216917 gene encoding exopolygalacturonase-like: protein MQGGAMAISNKLVKCVIILSFLATVVFCDGGPKIFNVVDFGVKAGPKTDNAVNFVKAWRAACDFGGMARLVFPKGEFYATETVFQGPCKAPIQVEIQGTIKAGSDISSYSDDFWISFERVNGMDVFGPGTVDGNGPNVWKYKEKGASMFPISLKFIHCERTLMKGITSINPMGFHISIVNCKDVTATNMHLIAPDDSPNTDGFHISQSTNVGVFDSVVATGDDCVGVIHGSMDIEVRRVTCGPGHGLSIGSLGKYDDEKLLKNILIQNCTMTGTDNGARIKTYAGSLPSVAQNITFKDIIMNNVENPILIDQFYGKKSGSPSKVQISNAQFINIQGTTPTEAGVDIQCSKVVPCQGIRLSNIKLQYIGAKKEPFTSICTNAKLTYDGPQTPPPCR, encoded by the exons atGCAGGGTGGGGCAATGGCCATTTCAAATAAACTTGTGAAATGTGTCattattttgtcatttttagCGACCGTTGTTTTTTGTGACGGCGGtccaaaaatatttaatgtggTAGATTTTGGTGTAAAAGCTGGTCCAAAAACCGATAATGCCGTG AATTTCGTCAAGGCATGGAGGGCAGCATGTGATTTCGGTGGAATGGCAAGGCTAGTATTTCCAAAAGGTGAATTCTATGCCACCGAAACTGTATTCCAAGGACCGTGCAAAGCTCCGATCCAAGTGGAAATTCAAGGAACTATTAAGGCTGGATCCGATATCAGTAGTTATTCTGATGATTTTTGGATTTCATTTGAACGTGTTAATGGTATGGATGTTTTCGGACCTGGTACTGTTGATGGCAACGGCCCCAATGTGTGGAAATATAAGGAAAAAGGAGCTTCAATGTTCCCAATA AGCCTTAAATTTATCCATTGTGAACGTACGTTAATGAAGGGGATTACATCTATTAATCCTATGGGATTTCACATAAGCATTGTCAATTGCAAGGATGTTACAGCCACAAATATGCACTTAATTGCCCCCGACGACAGCCCCAACACCGACGGATTTCATATCAGCCAATCTACTAATGTTGGAGTCTTCGATAGTGTTGTTGCTACAGGTGATGATTGTGTAGGTGTCATCCATGGAAGTATGGACATCGAGGTCCGAAGAGTAACATGTGGTCCGGGTCATGGACTCAG TATCGGAAGTCTTGGAAAATACGACGACGAGAAGTTGCTAAAAAATATTCTCATTCAGAATTGCACAATGACCGGAACAGACAACGGAGCTAGAATCAAAACATACGCAGGATCACTTCCAAGTGTTGCTCAAAACATAACTTTTAAAGACATTATAATGAACAATGTTGAAAATCCCATCCTCATCGATCAATTCTATGGCAAAAAATCAGGATCG CCATCAAAGGTACAAATCAGCAATGCTCAATTCATAAACATACAAGGAACAACACCTACAGAAGCCGGAGTAGATATACAATGCAGCAAAGTAGTTCCTTGCCAGGGAATTAGATTGTCAAATATCAAATTGCAATACATTGGGGCTAAGAAAGAGCCTTTTACCTCTATTTGTACTAATGCCAAACTTACCTATGACGGACCTCAAACCCCACCCCCTTGTCGGTAA